One window of the Fibrobacter sp. UWB4 genome contains the following:
- a CDS encoding DNA-directed RNA polymerase subunit alpha: MMWKSLQMPRSFQKVETGEDGRYAKFVVEALERGWGITLGNALRRVLLSSLQGAAIVSVKIEGVDKEFSTIPGVKEDVTDIILNLKSIRVKLLSDHDETLHLDMSGDGEVTAKDFMDNPNVTILTPDVHIATLNGNASLSMDVKISCGRGYVVADELKDKDAPIGVIAMDANFNPVQKVAMHISDTRVGQKTDYNRLELEITTDGSIDPEDALAYAAKLLVDHLEIFINFEGDLESPEELEMDEERQRIANLLRMRVDDLELSVRSSNCLRMANIHTIGELVRNKENDMLKYKNFGRKSLVELNEVLTSMGLSFGMDVDDYLKD; encoded by the coding sequence ATGATGTGGAAATCACTTCAGATGCCGCGCAGCTTCCAGAAAGTGGAAACCGGCGAAGATGGCCGCTACGCCAAGTTTGTCGTAGAAGCCTTGGAACGTGGCTGGGGTATCACCCTCGGTAACGCTCTCCGTCGCGTTCTCCTCTCCTCTCTGCAGGGTGCGGCTATTGTCTCCGTGAAAATCGAAGGCGTTGACAAGGAATTTTCGACGATTCCGGGTGTTAAGGAAGATGTCACTGACATTATCCTCAACCTCAAGAGCATCCGTGTAAAGCTCCTGTCTGATCATGATGAAACCCTTCACCTGGACATGTCCGGTGATGGCGAAGTCACGGCCAAGGACTTTATGGACAATCCAAATGTCACTATCCTGACTCCGGATGTTCACATTGCGACATTGAACGGCAATGCTTCTTTGTCGATGGACGTGAAGATCTCCTGCGGTCGTGGTTATGTTGTTGCCGACGAACTTAAGGACAAGGACGCTCCGATTGGCGTTATCGCCATGGATGCGAACTTCAACCCGGTTCAGAAAGTCGCAATGCACATCAGCGATACCCGCGTTGGTCAGAAGACGGACTACAACCGTCTGGAACTTGAAATTACAACAGACGGTTCCATTGACCCGGAAGACGCTCTTGCATATGCTGCAAAGCTTCTTGTGGATCACTTGGAAATCTTCATCAACTTCGAAGGCGATCTCGAATCTCCTGAAGAACTCGAAATGGATGAAGAACGTCAGCGTATCGCTAACCTCCTCCGTATGCGCGTGGACGATCTGGAACTTTCCGTTCGCTCCAGCAACTGCCTCCGTATGGCAAACATCCATACCATTGGCGAGCTTGTTCGCAACAAGGAAAACGATATGCTCAAATACAAGAACTTCGGTAGGAAGTCCTTGGTTGAACTTAACGAGGTGTTGACGTCGATGGGCCTTTCTTTTGGCATGGACGTCGATGATTACTTGAAGGATTAA
- the infA gene encoding translation initiation factor IF-1, with translation MAKEEGIQVEGVVLEALPNAFFRVQLGNGHEILAHVSGKMRRHFIRILPDDKVLVEISPYDLNRGRITYRYK, from the coding sequence GTGGCTAAAGAAGAAGGTATACAAGTAGAAGGCGTTGTGTTGGAAGCTCTTCCCAACGCTTTCTTCCGTGTTCAACTCGGAAATGGTCACGAGATTCTGGCCCATGTTTCAGGAAAAATGCGCCGGCATTTCATTAGAATCTTGCCGGACGACAAAGTGTTGGTCGAGATTTCCCCGTACGATTTAAATCGCGGGCGAATTACTTACCGTTACAAGTAA
- a CDS encoding type Z 30S ribosomal protein S14, with translation MASRRMIEKCKRTPKYTVRGYNRCKRCGRPHAFMRRFGLCRICFREMALAGEIPGITKSSW, from the coding sequence ATGGCAAGCAGAAGAATGATTGAAAAATGCAAGCGTACTCCGAAGTATACCGTTCGTGGGTACAACCGTTGCAAGCGTTGCGGTAGGCCGCACGCCTTTATGCGCCGCTTTGGCCTTTGCCGTATTTGCTTCCGCGAAATGGCACTCGCCGGCGAAATCCCCGGTATCACAAAGTCGTCTTGGTAA
- the rpsH gene encoding 30S ribosomal protein S8: protein MAMTDTIADMLTRIRNASTAKLPVVDIPASNLKRDIARVLQEKGFIKKFVVVDDGKQGILKVLLRYTKGESAIQGLQRVSTPGLRHYVDVAKLPRVRNGLGYAIISTSKGVMTDHEARELKVGGEVIAKVW, encoded by the coding sequence ATGGCAATGACAGATACTATCGCCGATATGCTCACCCGTATCCGCAATGCCTCTACGGCAAAGCTCCCCGTGGTGGACATTCCTGCCAGCAATCTGAAGCGTGATATTGCACGTGTGTTGCAGGAAAAAGGTTTCATTAAGAAGTTCGTCGTCGTCGATGACGGTAAGCAGGGCATCCTCAAGGTCCTCCTCCGTTACACGAAGGGCGAATCCGCTATCCAGGGCCTCCAGCGCGTTTCTACGCCGGGTCTCCGTCACTACGTTGACGTGGCCAAGCTTCCGCGCGTTCGCAACGGCCTCGGCTATGCTATCATCTCCACATCTAAAGGTGTCATGACTGACCACGAAGCCCGCGAACTCAAGGTGGGTGGCGAAGTCATCGCAAAGGTATGGTAA
- the rplE gene encoding 50S ribosomal protein L5, whose product MNQMKQFYLEKVVPALQQKFAYKNVMQIPRLEKIVLNMGVGAASQNRKILDEAADTLTAITGQKAIVTNAKKAVANFHLREGIGIGAKVTLHGDNMWDFLYRFINIDLPRVRDFRGLARRGFDGMGNFTLGIKEQTIFVEIDIDKISRTFGMDISFVTSAKTDDEGRALLEELGLPFRK is encoded by the coding sequence ATGAACCAGATGAAGCAATTCTATCTCGAAAAGGTCGTTCCGGCCTTGCAGCAAAAGTTTGCCTACAAGAACGTGATGCAGATTCCGCGTCTCGAAAAGATCGTGCTCAACATGGGCGTGGGCGCCGCTTCCCAGAACCGCAAGATTCTCGACGAAGCTGCTGACACTCTCACTGCTATCACCGGTCAGAAGGCTATTGTCACTAACGCTAAGAAGGCTGTCGCTAACTTCCACCTCCGTGAAGGTATCGGCATCGGTGCTAAGGTCACACTTCATGGCGACAACATGTGGGACTTCCTCTATCGTTTCATCAACATCGACCTTCCGCGTGTCCGTGACTTCCGTGGTCTCGCACGCCGTGGCTTTGATGGCATGGGTAACTTCACCCTCGGCATCAAGGAACAGACGATCTTTGTTGAAATCGACATTGACAAGATTTCCCGTACCTTCGGTATGGACATCTCTTTCGTCACCTCCGCTAAGACGGACGACGAAGGCCGTGCCCTCCTCGAAGAACTTGGACTCCCCTTCAGGAAGTAA
- the rpmD gene encoding 50S ribosomal protein L30, whose amino-acid sequence MKKVRITLIKGIVRRLPVHRANVAALGLRKIGQTVEHNLTPSIAGMINAVKDMVKVEEI is encoded by the coding sequence ATGAAGAAAGTTCGTATTACTTTGATCAAGGGTATCGTCCGTCGCCTTCCGGTGCACCGCGCTAACGTGGCTGCACTCGGCCTCCGCAAGATCGGACAAACTGTTGAACACAATTTGACCCCGTCCATTGCTGGCATGATCAATGCCGTGAAGGACATGGTCAAGGTCGAGGAGATCTAA
- the rplN gene encoding 50S ribosomal protein L14, whose amino-acid sequence MIQEETRLVVADNSGAKEVACIRVLGGTNRRYASIGDVIKVAVKDAIPQSKVKKGSVADAVVVRTAKEIARPDGTFIRFSDNAVVLINKDGEPRGTRIFGPVARELRDKKYMKIISLAPEVL is encoded by the coding sequence ATGATTCAAGAAGAAACCAGACTCGTCGTGGCCGATAACAGTGGTGCCAAGGAAGTCGCCTGCATCCGTGTTTTGGGTGGCACAAACCGTCGCTATGCTAGCATCGGTGATGTCATCAAGGTAGCCGTTAAGGACGCTATCCCCCAGAGCAAGGTGAAGAAGGGTTCCGTGGCCGACGCCGTCGTCGTCCGTACAGCAAAAGAAATCGCACGTCCGGATGGAACGTTCATTCGTTTCTCCGACAACGCAGTGGTTCTCATCAACAAGGATGGCGAACCGCGTGGAACCCGTATTTTTGGACCGGTGGCTCGTGAGCTCCGCGACAAGAAGTACATGAAGATCATCTCCCTCGCACCTGAGGTTCTGTAA
- the rpsK gene encoding 30S ribosomal protein S11 codes for MKETAAAAAEAPAAAEEVKIKKGKKRIDIQGIACVFASFNNTIVSITDARGNVVAWGSPGNSGFKGSRKSTPFAAQLAAETAAHKAFDLGMRKVDVRVKGAGGGRESAVRALKNAGLEVLSIRDVTGIPHNGCRPKKKRRI; via the coding sequence ATCAAGGAAACTGCTGCTGCCGCTGCTGAAGCTCCGGCTGCTGCTGAAGAAGTCAAGATCAAGAAGGGCAAGAAGCGCATTGACATCCAGGGTATCGCCTGCGTGTTCGCTTCCTTCAACAATACAATCGTTTCTATCACCGACGCTCGTGGCAACGTTGTCGCTTGGGGTTCTCCGGGTAACTCCGGTTTCAAGGGCTCCCGCAAGAGCACACCGTTTGCAGCCCAGCTCGCCGCTGAAACCGCTGCCCACAAGGCATTCGATCTCGGCATGCGCAAGGTGGACGTTCGCGTTAAGGGTGCTGGTGGCGGCCGTGAATCTGCCGTCCGCGCTCTCAAGAATGCGGGCCTCGAAGTTCTCTCTATTCGAGACGTGACGGGCATTCCGCACAATGGTTGCCGTCCTAAAAAGAAGAGAAGAATTTAA
- the rplF gene encoding 50S ribosomal protein L6: MSRIGKAIITIPAGVKVNVNGQNIKVEGPKGKLETNVHELISIKLDGDKLSFTRPNDEKFTRAMHGTTRALVNNMVEGVTKGFQKTLEIVGVGYRVEQKGKDLNLVLGFSHPVIFKAPEGVELKAVDPLKITISGIDKQKVGQAAAEIRKYRKPEPYKGKGIKYAGEIVRRKQGKKTGK; this comes from the coding sequence ATGTCCCGTATCGGTAAAGCTATTATCACTATCCCGGCTGGCGTTAAGGTTAACGTCAACGGTCAGAACATCAAGGTCGAAGGCCCGAAGGGCAAGCTCGAAACGAACGTTCACGAACTCATCTCCATCAAGCTCGATGGCGACAAGCTCTCCTTCACCCGCCCGAATGATGAAAAGTTCACCCGCGCTATGCACGGCACCACTCGCGCTCTCGTCAACAACATGGTCGAAGGCGTGACCAAGGGTTTCCAGAAGACTCTCGAAATCGTTGGCGTTGGCTACCGCGTAGAACAGAAGGGCAAGGACCTCAACTTGGTTCTCGGCTTCTCTCATCCGGTGATCTTCAAGGCTCCGGAAGGCGTTGAACTGAAGGCTGTTGATCCGCTGAAGATCACGATCTCCGGCATCGACAAGCAGAAGGTTGGCCAAGCTGCAGCAGAAATTCGCAAGTACCGTAAGCCTGAACCGTATAAGGGCAAGGGCATCAAGTACGCTGGCGAAATTGTGCGTCGCAAGCAAGGTAAGAAGACAGGTAAATAA
- the rpsE gene encoding 30S ribosomal protein S5 — MEREAQVSEFEDKVVHINRCAKTVKGGRRMSFSALVVVGNKNGKVGVGLGKAKEVSEAIRKGTEAAQRNIVEVQLLDGTIPHDIEVKSGSTRILLMPAAPGTGVIAGAAARAVLELAGVRNILTKIHGSSNPSTVVSACLEGLLSQKNKQDCAKLRGFEA, encoded by the coding sequence TTGGAACGCGAAGCTCAAGTTTCTGAATTTGAAGACAAGGTTGTACACATCAACCGTTGCGCTAAGACCGTCAAGGGCGGCCGTCGCATGTCCTTCTCCGCTCTCGTTGTCGTCGGCAACAAGAACGGCAAGGTCGGTGTCGGTCTCGGCAAGGCTAAGGAAGTTTCCGAAGCTATCCGTAAGGGTACCGAAGCTGCCCAGAGAAACATCGTGGAAGTCCAGCTCCTCGATGGCACCATCCCGCACGACATCGAAGTGAAGAGCGGTTCTACCCGCATCCTCCTCATGCCGGCTGCTCCGGGTACTGGTGTTATCGCCGGTGCTGCTGCCCGTGCTGTTCTCGAACTCGCCGGTGTACGCAACATCCTCACGAAGATTCACGGTTCTTCTAACCCGAGCACTGTCGTCAGCGCTTGCTTGGAAGGCCTGCTTTCTCAGAAGAACAAACAGGACTGCGCCAAGTTGCGCGGTTTTGAAGCCTAA
- the rpmJ gene encoding 50S ribosomal protein L36, protein MKIKASIKPRCENCKIIRRKGVLRIICSKNPRHKQKQG, encoded by the coding sequence ATGAAAATCAAAGCCTCCATCAAACCCAGATGTGAAAACTGCAAGATCATCCGTCGTAAGGGTGTATTGCGCATCATCTGTTCGAAGAACCCCCGTCACAAGCAGAAGCAGGGATAA
- the rplP gene encoding 50S ribosomal protein L16: protein MLSPKRTLHRKQMKGRMKGVASRGNYIAFGEFGIQALEKCWLTARQIEAARIAMTRKIKRGGRVWIRVFPDKPITRHPAEARMGKGKGAVEFWAAVILPGRILFEMGGVERELAMEALHVAIQKLPLKCKIIEESEI, encoded by the coding sequence ATGCTGAGTCCGAAAAGAACATTGCATCGTAAGCAAATGAAAGGGCGCATGAAGGGCGTCGCCTCTCGTGGCAACTATATCGCCTTTGGCGAATTCGGTATCCAGGCTCTTGAAAAGTGCTGGCTCACCGCTCGCCAGATCGAAGCTGCTCGTATCGCCATGACTCGTAAGATCAAGCGTGGTGGTCGCGTGTGGATTCGCGTCTTCCCCGATAAGCCGATCACCCGTCACCCTGCAGAAGCCCGTATGGGTAAGGGTAAGGGCGCAGTCGAATTCTGGGCAGCCGTAATCCTCCCGGGTCGCATCCTTTTTGAAATGGGTGGTGTTGAACGCGAACTTGCCATGGAAGCTCTCCATGTCGCAATTCAGAAGCTCCCCCTTAAGTGCAAAATCATCGAAGAATCGGAGATCTAA
- the rplR gene encoding 50S ribosomal protein L18 has protein sequence MTAIAKKRIQSRIARHERVRKSVVGTAECPRLAVRRSLSHMIAQIFDDENNKSVAQVTTASKEFQGKFGEMTKTEQAKQLGLQIAELAKSKGIESVVFDRGGYIYHGRVQALAEGAREGGLKF, from the coding sequence ATGACTGCAATTGCTAAAAAAAGAATCCAGTCCAGAATCGCACGCCACGAACGCGTACGCAAGTCTGTTGTCGGAACTGCAGAATGCCCTCGTTTGGCTGTTCGCCGTTCCTTGTCTCACATGATTGCCCAGATCTTTGATGACGAAAACAACAAGTCTGTCGCTCAGGTCACCACAGCTTCCAAGGAATTCCAGGGTAAGTTTGGTGAAATGACGAAGACCGAACAGGCTAAGCAGCTCGGTCTCCAGATTGCTGAACTCGCCAAGTCCAAGGGCATTGAATCCGTGGTCTTTGACCGCGGCGGTTACATCTATCACGGTCGCGTTCAGGCTCTCGCTGAGGGAGCTCGTGAAGGCGGACTCAAATTCTAG
- the rplX gene encoding 50S ribosomal protein L24 codes for MANIKKNDNVKVISGANKGKTGTVISVKDGKVTVSGVNVCKRHEKPSQTNQTGGIVEKELPIDISNVMLLEGNTPVRTRIVREKGKKGVRTSVKTGKAV; via the coding sequence ATGGCTAACATCAAGAAGAATGATAACGTCAAGGTGATTTCCGGTGCCAACAAGGGCAAGACCGGCACCGTGATCAGTGTCAAGGATGGCAAGGTGACCGTTTCTGGCGTCAACGTCTGCAAGCGTCACGAAAAGCCGTCTCAGACCAATCAGACTGGTGGCATCGTTGAAAAGGAATTGCCGATCGACATTTCCAACGTGATGCTTCTCGAAGGCAACACTCCCGTTCGTACCCGCATCGTTCGCGAAAAGGGTAAGAAGGGCGTTCGTACCAGTGTAAAAACTGGAAAGGCTGTGTAA
- the rpsQ gene encoding 30S ribosomal protein S17, with amino-acid sequence MERNLRKVKQGIVSSDKMDKTITVVVENRKRHPMYNKIMTTTSKLKAHDEKNEAQEGDLVEIMETRPLSATKRWRLVRIVEKKK; translated from the coding sequence ATGGAAAGAAACCTTCGTAAAGTCAAGCAGGGTATCGTCTCCTCCGACAAGATGGACAAGACGATTACGGTTGTGGTCGAAAACCGCAAGCGTCACCCGATGTACAACAAGATCATGACTACGACTAGCAAGCTCAAGGCTCACGATGAAAAGAATGAAGCCCAAGAAGGCGACCTGGTCGAAATCATGGAAACTCGTCCCCTCTCTGCAACGAAGCGCTGGCGCCTCGTCCGCATTGTGGAAAAGAAGAAGTAA
- the rplO gene encoding 50S ribosomal protein L15 — MELNTLNPGKAAKGKSRKRIGRGPGSGWGTTAGRGEKGAGARKSAKAGRVAFEGGQMPIHRRIPKRGFKHAGVEFQIVNLKKLAAVSAVDFDAKVLFDLGFIKNVELPVKVLAFGSIDKAINVKVNAISEKAKAAIEAAGGKVEII; from the coding sequence ATGGAACTCAATACTCTCAATCCTGGCAAGGCTGCCAAGGGCAAGAGCCGCAAGCGCATTGGTCGTGGTCCGGGCTCTGGCTGGGGCACTACTGCTGGTCGTGGTGAAAAGGGTGCTGGTGCTCGTAAGAGCGCTAAGGCCGGTCGCGTCGCCTTCGAAGGCGGCCAGATGCCGATTCACCGTCGTATCCCGAAGCGCGGCTTCAAGCACGCTGGTGTTGAATTCCAGATCGTGAACCTGAAGAAGCTTGCCGCTGTTAGCGCTGTTGATTTCGATGCTAAGGTCCTCTTCGACCTCGGCTTCATCAAGAACGTCGAACTGCCGGTCAAGGTCCTCGCTTTTGGTTCTATCGACAAGGCTATCAACGTAAAGGTTAACGCTATCAGCGAAAAGGCAAAGGCTGCCATTGAAGCTGCTGGCGGCAAAGTTGAGATCATCTAA
- the rplQ gene encoding 50S ribosomal protein L17, translating to MRHGVKNKKLGVNAQHKRAILRALTTSILEKGMETDQNKRYVRTTLHKAKLVRGAVERMITYAKKGDLSARREAARFVMDPKVLQDLFNTIGPRYANRNGGYTRVLKLGPNRAGDAAEMALIGLVEDEIVAKAKKAAEPAKADAAVDMVEGEGKSAN from the coding sequence ATGAGACACGGTGTAAAAAACAAGAAACTGGGTGTTAACGCCCAACACAAGCGTGCCATCCTCCGCGCCCTCACGACTTCTATTCTCGAGAAGGGCATGGAAACGGATCAGAACAAGCGCTATGTGCGTACCACTCTCCACAAGGCAAAGCTTGTCCGTGGTGCTGTTGAACGCATGATTACCTACGCAAAGAAGGGTGACCTTTCTGCACGTCGTGAAGCTGCTCGCTTCGTGATGGACCCGAAGGTTCTCCAGGATTTGTTCAACACGATCGGTCCGCGTTATGCTAACCGCAACGGCGGTTACACTCGCGTGCTGAAGCTCGGCCCGAACCGCGCCGGCGACGCTGCTGAAATGGCTCTTATCGGTCTCGTCGAAGACGAAATCGTTGCTAAGGCTAAGAAGGCTGCTGAACCTGCCAAGGCTGACGCTGCTGTTGACATGGTCGAAGGCGAAGGCAAGTCCGCTAACTAA
- the rpsM gene encoding 30S ribosomal protein S13 — MARIAGVDLPKNKTVEYGLTAIYGVGLFTANKVCAQLGIDKNKKCDDLTEEEQGKIRHLLEDEYSVEGQLRAEVTLNIKRLQDIGCYRGIRHRKGLPVRGQRSRTNARTRKGPKKTVANKKK; from the coding sequence ATGGCACGTATCGCTGGTGTCGATTTACCGAAAAACAAGACTGTTGAATACGGTCTGACGGCAATCTATGGTGTCGGTCTGTTCACCGCTAACAAGGTCTGTGCTCAGTTGGGCATTGACAAGAACAAGAAGTGTGACGACCTGACTGAAGAAGAACAAGGTAAGATTCGTCATCTTTTGGAAGATGAATACTCTGTGGAAGGTCAGCTCCGCGCAGAAGTTACCTTGAACATCAAGCGTTTGCAGGACATTGGCTGCTATCGCGGCATCCGCCACCGCAAGGGCCTCCCGGTCCGCGGTCAGCGTTCCCGCACCAACGCCCGCACACGTAAGGGCCCCAAGAAGACTGTGGCTAACAAGAAGAAGTAA
- the secY gene encoding preprotein translocase subunit SecY, protein MEALKKAIDAFVNAFKIPDLRKKILFTLGLLIVYRIGAHISIPGVNAAVLAEYFKNSNNLFGLYDSFTGGAFAKATVFALGIMPYISASIILQLMGSVIPAIQMLQKEGQEGRAKLNQYTRYFTVVLSALQGWGISMWLSNLKVTTAAGTGISVLSENFSSGLGNIGFRLLATLTFTVGTIFLMYLGEQITSHGVGNGISLIIFAGIVGGLPRAILAEFEMFNEGIQPLAIEVFILALVVVIVGFIVFVEQATRRIPLQSPRRTVGNKVLGGQASYLPFKVNTANVIPVIFASCIMFIPAMVASWFPNVSAMQAFASAFIPGHVSYSVVDALLIIFFTYFYTAIQYNPNDIAENLKRSGGFIPGVRPGKQTAEYIDHVLTRISLPGSLYLALISVVPLHMKDALNMSFYIGGTSVLIVVGVALDTLRQLEAQLHTKNYEGFLKRGRIRGRMAS, encoded by the coding sequence ATGGAAGCACTCAAGAAAGCCATCGATGCGTTCGTCAATGCGTTTAAGATTCCGGACCTGCGTAAGAAGATCCTTTTTACGCTTGGTCTTTTGATTGTCTATCGTATTGGCGCTCACATCTCCATCCCCGGAGTAAACGCTGCGGTTCTCGCAGAATACTTCAAAAATTCGAATAACCTGTTCGGTCTGTACGACTCGTTTACCGGCGGTGCATTTGCGAAAGCAACTGTATTTGCCCTCGGTATCATGCCGTACATTAGCGCAAGCATCATTCTCCAGTTGATGGGGTCGGTGATTCCCGCCATCCAGATGCTCCAGAAGGAGGGTCAGGAAGGCCGCGCTAAGCTGAATCAGTATACCCGATACTTCACGGTGGTCCTTTCCGCCTTGCAGGGATGGGGCATTTCTATGTGGCTTTCTAATCTCAAGGTGACGACGGCCGCCGGTACGGGCATCTCGGTCCTTTCCGAGAACTTCTCGTCCGGACTCGGTAACATCGGCTTTCGTCTCCTTGCGACGTTAACCTTCACCGTTGGTACGATCTTCTTGATGTACCTTGGCGAGCAGATTACCTCGCACGGTGTGGGTAACGGTATTTCTCTTATCATTTTCGCCGGTATCGTCGGTGGCCTTCCGCGGGCCATCTTGGCCGAATTCGAAATGTTTAATGAAGGCATCCAGCCGCTTGCGATCGAGGTCTTTATCTTGGCGCTCGTGGTTGTCATTGTCGGATTTATCGTTTTCGTCGAGCAGGCGACCCGTCGCATTCCACTCCAAAGTCCTCGCAGGACCGTCGGAAACAAGGTCTTGGGTGGTCAGGCTAGCTATTTGCCTTTCAAGGTGAACACCGCTAACGTGATTCCCGTGATCTTTGCATCTTGCATCATGTTCATTCCGGCCATGGTTGCATCTTGGTTCCCGAACGTATCTGCGATGCAGGCTTTTGCTTCTGCATTTATTCCGGGACACGTCTCCTACAGCGTAGTAGATGCCCTCCTCATCATATTCTTCACCTACTTCTACACGGCAATCCAGTACAACCCGAACGACATTGCCGAAAACCTCAAGAGAAGCGGTGGGTTTATTCCGGGAGTCCGTCCGGGTAAGCAGACAGCAGAATACATTGACCACGTTTTGACCAGAATTTCATTGCCTGGGTCTCTTTACCTCGCTTTAATCAGCGTTGTTCCCCTGCACATGAAAGACGCTCTCAATATGAGTTTCTATATTGGGGGTACCTCGGTCTTGATCGTGGTAGGTGTTGCTCTGGATACTCTTCGTCAGCTCGAAGCCCAGTTGCATACCAAGAATTATGAAGGTTTCTTGAAACGTGGCCGCATTCGCGGCAGGATGGCATCTTAG
- the rpmC gene encoding 50S ribosomal protein L29 yields MKARELKELGVDQLKEKLAQLNLDLFNYRMTAKLGNLEKPSVIQAARKDIARIKTILSEKAKA; encoded by the coding sequence ATGAAAGCACGTGAATTGAAAGAACTGGGCGTTGACCAGCTCAAGGAAAAACTGGCTCAGTTGAATCTCGATTTGTTCAATTACCGCATGACTGCGAAGCTCGGTAATTTGGAAAAACCCTCTGTGATTCAAGCTGCCCGCAAGGACATCGCCAGAATCAAGACCATCCTCAGCGAAAAGGCCAAGGCATAA